The following proteins are co-located in the Bacillota bacterium genome:
- a CDS encoding nitroreductase family protein encodes MQKIDWESAINARRSTRVYQERAVEESKMDLLKGFIGDLRVPFEHGVKVRLFKTNPDKRLYTVFRAPPDGAAFLSETDVRSISAAGFVGETLVLYATSLGLSTCWYGHYSLAELESIMPHLGPHASSPMPRWGYGSNTLQGVRAICITPLGYAETKGLRFPDRLTGMLFSHRRKPVGAFLEGGMTEERLPAGLLYALDLARKAPSAVNSQFWRFGVSPDFKVVSISRPVGYRHMKWEHPDVDIGICACHFWLGLLMSNVGCDVSLTEEQGRAVWRFQP; translated from the coding sequence CCACCAGAGTCTACCAAGAGCGTGCTGTTGAGGAGTCTAAGATGGATCTCCTCAAGGGTTTCATCGGAGACTTGCGAGTACCCTTTGAACATGGGGTCAAGGTTCGCTTGTTCAAGACCAATCCTGATAAGAGACTTTACACTGTCTTCCGGGCCCCGCCCGACGGAGCTGCCTTCCTGTCAGAAACGGATGTCCGCTCCATCTCTGCGGCCGGGTTTGTGGGGGAGACCCTGGTCTTGTACGCTACAAGCCTAGGACTTTCCACGTGCTGGTACGGCCATTACTCCCTCGCTGAGTTGGAGAGTATCATGCCGCACCTAGGGCCACACGCCAGCTCGCCCATGCCCAGATGGGGCTACGGGAGTAATACGTTACAAGGCGTCAGGGCCATATGCATCACACCTCTAGGGTATGCGGAGACCAAGGGTCTACGGTTTCCTGACAGGCTAACCGGCATGCTCTTCAGCCACAGGCGCAAGCCTGTTGGAGCATTCCTGGAAGGGGGCATGACGGAAGAGAGGCTTCCCGCAGGGTTGCTGTACGCCCTGGACCTTGCACGCAAGGCCCCATCAGCCGTCAACAGCCAGTTCTGGCGCTTTGGGGTATCGCCGGACTTCAAGGTGGTTTCAATATCCAGGCCTGTTGGCTACAGGCACATGAAGTGGGAACACCCAGATGTGGACATCGGCATATGCGCCTGTCACTTCTGGCTGGGCCTACTGATGAGTAACGTGGGCTGTGATGTGTCCCTCACTGAGGAGCAGGGCCGAGCCGTGTGGCGGTTTCAGCCCTGA